The Tepidisphaeraceae bacterium sequence GGCTACATCGACATGGGCGGCATGTTCACGATCGTGAAGGTGCGCGACGCCGAGGTCGGCTTTGACGATCCGGGCTGGTACGAGAACCCACCTGGCACCGTCGCCGTCGCCGCGACCGCCGAGGCGCTGCGGCGCGACGGGATCAACGTCGACCGCAAGATCGACGGCCCACGGCCCAGCGAGCGCGCCGGCACGCCGGACGCTTCCACTGCTGCCCCAACGCACGCGGCGTCGCACTCTGATGGCAACCCCGCGACGACCCCCGCGACCGCGCCAACCTCTGCGCCGGCGGCCGTCGCGTACGCCTGTCCGATGCACCCGGAGGTGACCGACGACGAGGCCAGCCGATGCCCGAAATGCGGGATGAAGCTGGTGCCGCAGGAATAACCGTAACCGTTAATGCCCCGGTGTGTTGCCAGGGCGCGTTTCAGTTTCTTTTCAGAAGGAGTCTTTATGAAGTACGTGACTTACCTGTTCGCTGGCCTGCTGTTGGCCGGTAGCGCCGCGTTCGCCGGTGGCAAGTCCACCCCCACCGCTGCGTCCGACTGCTGCACGACCGACGCCGCCTGCTGCGTCGTTGGCGCCAGCTGCTGCAAGTAACGCCTCGCAGCGGTCTCACTTCAGTGAGCCCGCAGCTCGGCACTCACCCTTTACCCCCGGTCGTGCGGACGAAAGTCCGCACAACCGATCCCTGCAATCATCCGAAACCGCTCCCTCTCCCGCGTACTCGCGGGGGAGGGCTGGGGAGGGGGTCTTCAATACATAACGCAAGTCGCTTCGCCCCCTCCCTAACCCTCCCCCGGCGTACCGGGAGAGGGAATGAATTATGCGGACGAAGGCGTGCGGTGCCTTAACACTCAAATTGTCATCCCGAGGGGAGCGGTAGCGACCCGAGGGATCTCCCAGAGCCCGCGTCTTCAGACAGCTGAGATCCCTCAGGTCGCCTGAGGCTCCCATCGGGATGACACTCTTCTCTGATGGACGTCTGCGATCCGTCCGCCACTGCCTAAACCGGCCCCTTTCCCGCTTCCCGCGCTGCGTGCAACCGGCTACGCTTTCACGCATGCAAGACGTCATCCGCATGGACGGCTTCACCGTCTGCACCGAAGGCAGCCAACCCGGCCCCACCGCCATCCTCTACCCCACGGTCGAGGCGGCCGAGGCCGTCGCGCGCAAGCTCGTGCTGACGACCGGCGAACGCGTCCTCGTCGTCCGCGCCACCCGCTACACCACCACGCAGATCGAGAAGAACAACCAGCTGCCCCTTCCGTCATCCAATTAGGTTCGGTGGGTATGCGCTTAGCGCAATATCGTCATCCTGAGATACTGCGAGGGTGTCAAAGAATTCAATCGCGTTTGCCTTTCACGTGGCATGGACGCCAGAGCCCATGCCTGTGGACTGGAAAGGGAAATGTCATTTGCTGGCCACTGCGCCGACCGGGCCGCGGGCTTCAATCCAGTCTTCTGGCCCTACGGCACGCATGGGCGAGACGCCCATGCCACGGTCGGAGCGGACGCGGCAATACTCTTTAACCCGCTCAGGATGACGAACTGGTAGACTGTTGCGCTCAGCGCGCATGCGCCTTAAAGTTGCCGACGCGAACCCAAACCCAACAACGCACATGAACCTCTCCGACCTCGCCCGCCAGAATCTTGACGTGCTGACGCTCTCGACCCTTTTCGAAGCCGGCCTGTTCCGCGAGCGGCTCGCGACCGACAGCGGCATCGCGGCCGCGATCGACTGGTGCCATGCGAACGGCATCACGCGCGTCTTCCTCGAATCGTTCCGCACCGCCTACGATGCGCCGCCGCAGAACGTATTGCGCGCCAAAGGGCAATTCGAGGCCGCCGGTATTCAGACCGCCGGTGGCGTGACGCCGACGCACCTTGGCAAGCGGTCGACCGGTTGGGACATCGTCGCCTGCTACACCGACGCCGGGGTGCAGGACAAGCTGCAGCAGATCTTCGAGGATGCGGCGAGGCTGTTCGACCTTGTGATGATCGACGACTTCCTCTTCACCGACTGCCAGTGCCCCGAATGCGACGCCGCGCGCGGGCAGCAATCGTGGAGCGAATACCGGCGCGATCTGCTGGTGCGCCTGTCGCGCGAGCGCATCCTGGAGCCGGCGAGACGCGTGAACCCGAACGTGAAGATCATCCTGAAGTACCCGCAGTGGTACGACAAGTACCACCTGAACGGTTACGACGTCGAACGGCAGACGGCAATGTTCGACCTGACCTGGGCCGGCACCGAACTGCGCGACCCGGACCACAACAAGGGCAGCCTGCCGCGCGTGGCGCAGTACGAGGGATTCTGGGTGATGCGGTGGCTATCGCACCTGGCCGGTGGCATCGACGGTAAGTGCGGCGGTGGCTGGTTCGACGAGTACGCCACCAGCCCCAACACCTACGTCGAGCAAGCCTGGCAGACCGTGCTCGGCGGTGGACGCGAGATGGTACTGTTCCACTACACCAGCCTTACCACTCCGCGCGGTGAATCCTGCATCGCGGCGCTGCGCCCGCAGTTGCCGGCGATGTTCGAACTGGCGCGGCTCGTCCGATCGCGACCGCTATCGCTCGGCGTGGTGTCGCCCAAGCCGCCGGGCTCCGACGCGGGTGACGGCCGGTACGTGTTCGACTACGCCGGCATGATCGGACTGCCGCTCATCCCGACGACGCAGCTCGACCCCGCGGCGCGGTCGGCGTTCGTGTCGGCCGAAAATCTGGCCGATCCCGCGATCGCCGACCGGCTGGGGCAACTGTTGGACAACGGCGGGCACGCCGTGGTGACGGACGGCCTGCTTGCGGGGCTGAAGGCCGATCATCTCGCGCGTCACCCGAACCTGCTGCGCGTCGATCTGAACGGAAAGCCGGAGTCGATGTTGACGCTGCCCGCCGAGACGCTTACGCGTATCCGCCAGCACGCGCTATCGTCGCTCGGGGTGACGTTCGATGCGCCACCCCGCGTGGCGGTCACGTTGCTGGGCGACGACCTCGCGGCCGTCAGCAACTTCGGCAATGATCCGGCGCAGGTGTCGCTACGCGTGAATGGCAAGATCGGTCAGCCGATCCTGTCGATCCCGCAAGCCGATTTCACGTCGGCCGGCGCAGGTGAAAGTGAAAGCGAAAAGGCCACCCTGCCCGGCCGCAGTCTTACGGTCTATCGTTTCGCGCCTTAATGGCCCGCCACCAGTTTTCGTTCTGGCGGTACCAGGCAACCGTGGCGCGAAGCGTCTGTTCAAACGGCCGCTGTGGCGACCAGCCGAGCTGGCGCTTGATCTTGCCCGCGTCGATCGCATATCGACGGTCGTGGCCGGGGCGGTCGTCGACGTAGCGCACGCACTCGTGCCACGGGCAGTTCATCTCGTTCAGAACGATCTCGGTGATCTGCCGGTTGGTCACCTCGTGGTCGCCGCCGACGTTGTAGACCTGGCCAAACGTGCCGCGGTTCAGCACGGCCCAAAGGGCGTCGCAGTGGTCGTCGACGTGGATCCAGTCGCGCACGTTCCGGCCGTCGCCGTAGAGCGGCACGGACTTGCGGTCGATCAGATTGGTGACGAACAGCGGGATGAGTTTTTCGGGGAACTGGTACGGCCCGTAGTTGTTGCCGCACCGCGTGGTCAGCACCGGCATGCCGAACGTGTGGAAGTAGCTGCGCACCAGGCAATCACCCCCCGCCTTACTGGCGCTGTAGGGGCTATTGGGTTGCAGCGGCGTTTCTTCGGTGAACTTCAGGTCCGGCCGATCTTCGGGAAGAGAGCCGTAGACCTCATCCGTACTGACGTATAGAAACTTTTCAACGTGCCGCGACTTGGCGGCATCCAGCAGCACCTGCGTGCCGGCGACGTTCGTCTGCACGAAGGGCGCCGAACTATGAATGCTGCGGTCCACGTGCGACTCGGCGGCGAAGTGGACGATCTCCGTCACACGGTGCGCATCGATCGCGGCCAGCACCGCGGTTGCATCGCAGACGTCGCCTTGGATGAAGACCAGTTGCTCGCCGAGCAGGTCGGCGATGTTCGCGAGGTTGCCGGCGTAGGTGAGCTTGTCGAACGCGATCAGCTTCACGGCCTCCCCACGGCCGATCAACCCGCGCACGAAGTTGCTGCCGATAAAGCCCGCGGCGCCGGTGACGAGAATGCTGCGCATCACGCCAACTCCCGGTTCGCCCCACCGGCCGCCACGGTATTGCAGGCCTTCAGGTAGTCGTCGATGCTCTCGCCGGCGTCCACCCAGTAGCCAGCAATGCGCTCGGCGGTCAGCGTGCCGCGGGCGACGTAGGCGTTGTTGACGTCGGTGATCTCCAGTTCGTTACGGCTGGATGGTTTTAGCATCCTGATGATGTCGAACACGTGCGAATCGTAAAAGTAGACGCCGATGACAGCCAGGTTGCTGCTGGCCTGCTTCGGCTTCTCGACGATGCGGGTCACGGTGCCGTCTGCGGCAAGCTCGGCCACGCCGAAAGAGGATGGATCATCCACCTCAGCCAGCAGGATTTTCGCCCCCTCGCGCTGCTGGCAAAACCGTTGGCAGGCACCGGCGATCGAGTACTGCAGGATGGTGTCGCCCAAGATCAGGCAGATCGGACCACCGGCCGCGAACGTCTCGGCCAACCCCAGCGCCTCGGCGATGCCGCCGGCGCGTTCCTGGTAGGTGTAACGGAGTTCCTTCAGGCCAAACTCGCGCCCGTCGCCCAGCAGCCGCTGAAAGTCGCCGGCGTTGTTGCCGCCAGTGACCAGCAGCACCTGATCGATGCCGGCTTTGGCCATGCATTCGATAGGGTAGTAAATCATCGGCCTGTCGTAGACCGGCAGCAAATGCTTGTTCGTGACCTTCGTCAACGGAAACAGTCGGCTGCCGGTCCCCCCTGCTAGAATGACGCCCTTCATGGGTACTAATCTAGCCCGGATGGCGTGCGCAGCCTATAGGCGGTGATCGGGATGGGGGTTAGGAAACGTTTGAACCGCCAAGATCGCCAAGTACGCCAAGAAGGGAAAAGGGATGGACTTGGTGGCCTCCATTGCGGCCGAAATCCTCCGGTCCCTCTCCCGGTACGCCGGGAGAGGTTAGGTGAGGGTGATTTCGAACGGCAGACGGCCGACGAATGGGCAACTCTTCAATCCTGACAAGTGGGACAACTCGAAATCACCCTCACCTAACCCCTCCCACCTCCACCTACCAACAAAATAAGCCCTGAACATTTCAGGGCTTACGCGATGCAATCAAATTGTCGCAAGCGAGGACGACGGGGCTCGAACCCGCAACATCCGGATCGACAGTCCGGTTAGCTTGCACGCCCGAATACTGCGTTTTTCTGTTGAAATCTGCACGTTTCTACCCGAGAATCCCTCGACCCCATGGCTGTACCCCATGGCATCGATAAGGGAGAGGTTCAAATGGCCGTCACGATCAAGCTGCCCGACTGGTTCACCGCCGCCGGCTACAAGTTGCCCGCCAAGTTCCCTATGAGCCTGCGAAAGGACGGCTACGCCAAGTCCTTCAACAACCAGATGAAGTGGGTCTGCGGCTGCATCTCGCCGCGCGAGGCGGTGGCCCGCCTGCACGCCCGCATCAAGGCCGGTGACTTCGACCGCAAGCAGCCGCTGATGTTGAAGGCGACCGAGCCCGACGGCCAGCAAGTGGTGACCGTGAAGGAGCTCAGCAACCTCTACATGGGATGGCTGCGCCAGCGGATCGAGACAAAGAAGCCGCGACCGTTCAAGGCCCGCACTTACGAGGATTACCGCCTGGCGATCCAGCTGTTCAACGATACCCGGTGGACGGACGGCGGCGGCAACAGCGATCGGCTCGCCAACCAGCCGGCCGTCAAACTCGGCCCGGCACAGTTCGCCGCCTATGCCTCGCGCATCCCGGGCCAGAGCCCGTACACCCGCGACCGCTACATCGCTCCGATTGTCGCGATGTACAAATGGGGCGTTGAGAACGACCACCTGCCCCACCCCGTGAAGATGGGGTCGGACATGAAGAAGACGAGCAAGGATGAGCGTCGCGACTCGCGTGCCAACATTCAGAAGGAGTTCTCGCGCGACGAGGTCCGCAAGCTGGTGACGGCCGCCGCGGACAAGCCGCTGTGGATCTCGATGGTGCTGCTCGGCCTCAACGCGGGCTTCCACAACGCCGACCTCGGCGCCCTGCCGCGCGAGGTGGTCGAGTTGGACCGGCGCGTGATCGAGTTCCGGCGCGGAAAGAAGGGCCGCGCGTACCGCAAGGCACCGTTGTGGCGCGAGACGATCGATGCCCTCCGCAGCTACCGCCGCCCCGAGCCCGGTGACAAGCGGTTTCTCAAGCGGCCCGACGTCTACGGCCCCTGCTTCGAGAAGCACGGCGACCTGTTCTTCCTGACGACCTTCGCGATGCCGCTGTCCCGCGCTTGCGAGGAACGATCCGAGCGAGGCACGCTGCTGTCGGCCAACCGCGTCGATGCCGCCGCTGGCGAGTTTTACAAGCTGATGAAGGCGGCTGACGTCCACTCGGTCGGGCGCGGCCTGTCGGGCCTGCGTACCACGTTCCGCACGCTCGCTGAAGGCATGCCGGTGAAGGACGACGACGCGATCAACCTCATCATGGGTCACACCGACCGGCACATCAGTGCCGAGTACGTCGAGCGGTTCCCCGAGGCGAAGTTGTACGCGGTGGTCGATCATGTCTGGCGCGAACTGTTCGAGGGGTGGACTAGCGAATTACCGACTCAAGTTCCTGCGGCTGCTGCCGACCCTGCTGCTGTTCCGTCTTAGGGTTCTTCCGGGTCCGGCGATTGTTTCGCCAGATGGCGATCTGCTCGCGGTTGATCATGTAGCGGGGCAGCGTCTTGCCGGGCGACCGGTGATCCTCGACCTCGATCTCGCCGTTGTTGATCAGCGACATCACGAAGCCAAGACCCTTGCCCATCTCGGCGGCGAATTTCTTTGGTGTGAGTAGGTCGCTCATACATCACCTAGTAACTTGAGTCCCGCTTGTGACACCGTCGCTATAAGATGCATTCACCGTGCTTAAGCAGTTGCGAGTGCCTGATTGCCGACGGTATCCGTGGACGCCGACGCAGACGCTACGACTAGCTCGAGCAGATCATCCCGCGAAATGCCGAGCAGCTTTGCCAGCTCGTCGGCAATCGCCAAGCGTGGAATCCACCGACCTGTTTCCCACCCGTTCACAGCGGCCTGGCTGACGCCCAACTTTGCGGCGAGTTCCGCTTGTGTGAATCCCTTGGCGTAACGGGCTCGGTAAAAAGGCGTGATCTTCTTTCGCATCTATCTGCTCCGATGGGTTACTTCATCAGGACGGCAGTTATATATACCCTATGTTTTCAGTGTTTCAACCTATTTTCGGTATTTTACTAAATATCATGTTGTATAACCAAATATGAGCCGATACGACTTTCCTTATGATCCACTTCGGAGACTGGCTGACGGCGCAGCGACATATGCTGGGATTCAAATCGCGTAAGGCGTTTGCAGAGCACGCAGGTCTGTCGCCTGAAGCAATACAGAGCTTGGAGACGTCGGAGAAATTGGCTGCTCGTACGTCTACCAAGAGGTTGCTGGCTCAAGCGCTTCGGATCACGCTCAAAGAACTCGAAGACGCCGGCGCCGGCCACCATTCGGTCAACGCCCGCTACGTCGCGAACACCCCCGAAGAAGCGGCGGCTACCGAGAAAGCATTTGATGAGCTGTGCGGCAAGTGGCAGATCAATCGCGAAGAGCTTACTTCGCGTATCGTTCGCTGGATGGCTCGACAACCCGAGGTCATCCAAATAGCCGCGCTCATCACGTTCGCGTCTGCCACCACGTCTGCCGCCGCCAACGTCGCGTTGGACCGTATCACCGAGGAAGGTGGCGAGCCCAGCGTAGCGATTGAAATTCTTGCCGGGCGGCGCCCAGACGCCGCTCTGTATGAGGCGGCACTAGAAGAACTCAAACAGGCACGTAGAACGGGAGTGGCATCCGTTCAGAACGCGGAAGATCCTCGTGCTACGCCGGCCGGACCCGCCAAACCCAAACGCCGAGGGCGATAGTGGGACGGACATCGTATACCCACCCCTTCAAGCTGCCTTCCGGACCGTCGGGTTCATCGACGATCGAACTGGTGCAGCACATTGCAGCGATCTAACGCGTTCCGCCCAATAGGTCAGTCGAGCAAGTGCGCGACAAAGTTCAGGCGTCATTCGTGTACTACGTTTGTTGTTGCTTCGCTTCTTTCGCATGGACCTATTAATGCCAGCGCTGGCCGCCGGAACAAAGGCCAAACTGACCTGATTCACGCCTTGTCACGGATGTCACGACCTGTCACGCCTGTCACGCCTTGGACAGTTTCGTGATTTCAACTAGCTTGGTCGTTGGTCTGAATACCGCCGCTGCTAGTATCTGCGCAATACTGCACTTACGTTCGTTGTCGATCGATGCACCGCCACAACTCGCACCCCGTTGTAATCCCGGTCATTCCAAGTAATCCCACGTAGTCCCAAGGAGTCCCAGGGGATCCGAAGGTCATAAAATGAGCGTTCACAGTAGGTTCAGCGTAGGTCGACGGTCATTACCCAGTCGTTTGACGGAGGGCCACTATCCACAAGGTAGCCTCTACTGCAGCATGGCCTGCAGGGAACAGGCCGCAAATGGCGCAAAATGCCTTGAAATGCTCAAATTCGGTCGAAACGACCAACGTATCCAACGGAGACAACGGGAAGACGGCAGAGGACCGCGGATGAGTGCCGATAGCCTGCGCAATATTCGTATTGATACGTTCGCATACCGCTGGCGGGCAGACCGGAGCGGATGAGTACAGATGTGCTAGAACTGCTCGTCGAAATCCGGAGCCCACAGTTCCCGAGCATTAGGGATGGAATAGTAGGGAAGCTTACGAATGAGTTTGAACCGTAATTGCCCCCGCTTCTTTGCTTGGCGAAGACGTGATGGCGGGATCCCAAATTTGGTCTTGAAGTCGGAG is a genomic window containing:
- the rfbB gene encoding dTDP-glucose 4,6-dehydratase, yielding MRSILVTGAAGFIGSNFVRGLIGRGEAVKLIAFDKLTYAGNLANIADLLGEQLVFIQGDVCDATAVLAAIDAHRVTEIVHFAAESHVDRSIHSSAPFVQTNVAGTQVLLDAAKSRHVEKFLYVSTDEVYGSLPEDRPDLKFTEETPLQPNSPYSASKAGGDCLVRSYFHTFGMPVLTTRCGNNYGPYQFPEKLIPLFVTNLIDRKSVPLYGDGRNVRDWIHVDDHCDALWAVLNRGTFGQVYNVGGDHEVTNRQITEIVLNEMNCPWHECVRYVDDRPGHDRRYAIDAGKIKRQLGWSPQRPFEQTLRATVAWYRQNENWWRAIKARNDRP
- a CDS encoding sugar phosphate nucleotidyltransferase — encoded protein: MKGVILAGGTGSRLFPLTKVTNKHLLPVYDRPMIYYPIECMAKAGIDQVLLVTGGNNAGDFQRLLGDGREFGLKELRYTYQERAGGIAEALGLAETFAAGGPICLILGDTILQYSIAGACQRFCQQREGAKILLAEVDDPSSFGVAELAADGTVTRIVEKPKQASSNLAVIGVYFYDSHVFDIIRMLKPSSRNELEITDVNNAYVARGTLTAERIAGYWVDAGESIDDYLKACNTVAAGGANRELA
- a CDS encoding helix-turn-helix transcriptional regulator, producing the protein MRKKITPFYRARYAKGFTQAELAAKLGVSQAAVNGWETGRWIPRLAIADELAKLLGISRDDLLELVVASASASTDTVGNQALATA